The Lycium ferocissimum isolate CSIRO_LF1 chromosome 8, AGI_CSIRO_Lferr_CH_V1, whole genome shotgun sequence DNA segment AGCTTCCCGGATATGATGATAAAGACAATCAAGCAGGCAATCTTCCTTCCCACTGTTCATTTATCAGTTTGCCAATCAGCTCGATGACAGATGATGGTGGTTTGTTCAATATGTTAAGTGCCGGTTTTCTAGTAGAATGGAAACTATCTGAGGAATGTTACAAATGTCACTATAGTGAAGGTCAATGCAAGACTGATAAAACCAATAAATTTCATTGTAAACATCCAAAAATTCCACCTGCTCAAggtcatcaaaaaaataatccaCATGCTCAAGGTCTAGTACATATATCTTACGATCCTTTCTTGTTTTCATATCACATATCTATAATATTTCATAATGTTTTTCTCTGTTTTTTTCAGATGCAAAAACGACTAGAAGAAAGTTCGGACCGACTCTGGGAGCAGGTAGTTAAATATCCATTAACTGCAGTGTTCTTTCCTATTACTGAATTTCCATGCATATCATCTGAATTTCTTCTTCATTGTGGTAAAATCACAAAACATTTCCAAATGATAAAGGATGATAAGAGTACTGTAGCTTACACAAATGTATAGATAGTGGAGTTGAGAGGACACTTTCTTTCTCCTTGCGATGTTTTTCTTTTGTCTGAAAACCTCTGATTACTGGTTTCTCTTCCAGTTTTTGGTGGACTAGGATTGGTGATGATTTGTTTAGTTGTCTGCTTTATTTGGTGTTACAAGAAGAGGAAATTTAGTCCATCCCGCTTCCTCTCAACAAAGAAATTCTCagacatttttaaacatgaTGTTGAGGGAGGCAGTATATACTTTGGTGTCCCAGTCTTCTCTTATTCAGAACTTGAAGAAGCCACAAATGATTTCAATTTTTCTAGAGTCCTTGGAGATGGAGGTTTTGGAACTGTTTACTATGGTGAGAAACTTCTTAATCCAACTGAGCTATGCATCAACTTTTTCTACTTGTGGCTAATTCTTGTCCATCGATGAACAGGAAAACTTAAGGATGGACGAGAGGTCGCTGTAAAGCGCCTCTACGAGCACAACTGCAAACGAATGCAACAGTTTGTAAATGAAATTGAGATCATTACTATGCTAAGGCACAACAATCTTGTCACCCTCTATGGATGCACTTCATGGAGAAGCCGTGAACTACTCCTTGTCTATGAATACATTCCTAATGGAACTCTTGCTGATCACCTCCATGGTGACAAAGCGAAGGACCGATCACTCGCGTGGCCAATCCGCATGAACATTGCCATAGAAACTGCTGGTGCATTGGCTTACCTTCATGCATCTGACGTAATACATTGCGATGTGAAGAGTAATAACATACTCCTTGATCATGGCTTTAGTGTTAAAGTTGCAGATTTTGGGATTTCAAGGCTCTTCCCAAATGATGTCTCACACATTTCAACCGCACCCCGGGGAACCCCTGGCTATATTGATCCAAAGTATCATGAATGTTACCAGCTGACGAGTAAAAGTGATGTCTATAGCTTCGGGGTGGTCCTTGTTGAACTCATTTCATCAATGCCAGCTGTGGATATGAATAGGCATATCCAAGAGATCAATTTGGCTAACTTTGCAATAAACAAGATCGTAAAATGTGCATTTCACGAGTTGATCGATCCATCTTTGGGGTTTGATTCAGATACCAAGATTTGGGAAATGACTACTTCAGTGGCAGAGCTAGCTTTTCTGTGCTTGCAGACAGATAGGGACATGAGGCCTACTATGGTTGAAGTTTTGGATACTCTAAAGGAGATTCAGACTAGTGAATTTGACAATGAGAAGAGAGCTGAGTCTAATCTCAATGGCAATGAAGCTAAAATAGTAGCAGCTCCTCCTTTCCCTGAATCAGAAGATATTTTATTGTTGAAGCAAGTTAAATCACTACCTTCACCAAATTCTGTGACTGATAAATGGATTACTTGCTCTAGTATAATTACTACAAAGTAGTTCTATACCTCCTTCCTTTTATTATTGATGTAGATTCTGAGAAACTAAGAATGTACTGCTGTGAGCAGTTTCTCGAGCTACATCTCTATGAGTGAAAGtgattcaattttaatttcattATACAAGAGCTGTTATATACACTGGCAGGTTGGAAAATGTATAGGTTAATGTCTTACCGGGAAAAAATTTGTATCTTTTACAATATGAGATACTATTTGACAGATGGAGGAGTGTCTCAGCTTGTATTTCCTGGACAGTGTGGAGGAAGATAAACCAAAGATGCTTTGAAGACAATGCAGCTCCGCCCAGAAAATGATGATGAAGTGCctagttttgttttgtttatggtGGAAACAAGAATATATGGAAGATCTTAAGTATTTTGAAGATGTTATATGATTCTTATGAATATAAGGAATATGAGATCTTTCTGTAGTCCTCTTTGTAAGTACGTTTTGACTGCTTTAACTCTGATGCAGTTTTTGATATATACAACAGTTGTTACTTTAtcagagaaaaataaaaaatgaggtACTATTTTAGAACTTGTGAAATTGAGGGGCCTTCATTAGAAATCTATGCAAGTACAAGTATCAATTAGTGTATTTAGTCCTAATGTTATGCACTATTGTTTTTTTCTTATCTccaaattctcatcaaagaTATGCACTATTGTGTCAATCTTAGTCATAGACTCATTGGGTCTTGGATTCTGGGACCAGTGTTCCATAAGCTAGGGATGGCAATTAatgatttattctttttcaagtttttgAAGAAGATGACTTTGAACATGGCAAATATTTCTAGCTTACACCGTATATACACTGCCGAAATTGAAAAGCTTTCTTGGTAGTTTCTAGTGAGGAAATGAGCAGAGGGAAGGCTGGATTTTTTAACCATAAGGAGATATGAAGCAAACTGCTAATTGCACTGTTCTTTTTACATTTGCAAACTATGTTCTTTTTACATTTTCTGAATATCTTTAGTTGCGTTTTGGGTGTGCTAGAACCTTTTCCTTTTCccattcttttttgtttatgtttttaaactttGGATGTATAGCTTCTATTTCTACAGGTTAAGTCAACCATTTTTGGAGACTTTGGTCCTGAAACTGCTGAGAAGTTGCTGTGATATTGCAGAGTCAAGAAGTCAAAGTCTTTCCACTGGTGCGAATGTCTACAAAGGCTAATGTGAAAAAGCTTACTTTTTCTTTCTAAGCCTTGCCCTTCTTTCCCTATAAGTCCGTTTACGTTTGGTTCTACTTAGAGCCCGTGTGgattagctaaaaaaaaaaaatggctgcTTAAATTACTTTTAAgtgctataattttttttgtaaataagcagttatgtgtttggataaaagtgcttaaagagtttttagaagtaagggtagtattgaaattaacagaaaatataaggcataacaaggtaaagttgttggtcaaatcaaaatggcttttaagccaaaaaaaaataagttggggttgagcaacttcttggttttggcttattttaagtactttttaacttaatttaaactattttctatttttgccaaatactcaaataagttaaaaatgacttataagccggtttgaccaacttataagccaatccaaaccgGCTCTTAGTGTTTTCTTTTGACAAGTTCCACCAATCAGCTAAAGACTATTAATAGAGAAAGTGTTTAGAAGTTATGGCACTTGATCTTATAAGATACTAGTTTCTggacacgtgcgttgcacgtgtatccCATGCTAATAGTACAAACATTATAGAACTATACAATAAAATTAGAATATGTTTGTGATGAGTTACACTACATATGAAAGGAGAAAATACAAGCTACCGACTCATTAGTTGTTGAACGTAAGATGATTATTAGATAGTTGGATGCTTAAATTATGTTTATACCGAATATTCAACTTAACAACGTTCttgctttttttaattttttccaacGACGTCATATAATTTACAAATGAAATATGAGCAATGTCAGCTATGATTACAAATATTTTGTGTAGAAGTTTTTTCTCTGTCTTTAAGAAACTgtattcttcttcattttacaATCGCAAAAGATCCAGCGAAAGTAATGTTTGGTCTAAGAAATTTCCAAGCATTTGAGCTTCTCTctcaaatatttatttggacAATGGTGAACTCGGCATGCTCTTTCTTGGCGAGAGAAATCTTCCTGTGCATTGCtggtttaaaaaaagaatagatTTTGCTTAAAAAATTAGTGTTAAAACCTTATATCCTGCTATTGAAGTGCTTAATTATGAGGAGCCTTTTGCCCTTTCTCCTTAGCCGGTATTGTATATTTCTCTGCTACATTGATTATATGTTTATTATTGGAAAGAACtccaaaatattaattaggCATTTTAAAGGTTGAGTATTATTATTAAAAGTTGAAAGCAATTTAGTACATTAAATACGTTGTAGTAAGTAGAACGCATGCGGGCAAGTATTGGTCTGTTtatcttatttcattttaatgGAACATTATTAATAATTGAAATGTCAATTTACTTTttactataaaaaataaaacttttgatggataatatacataatattagaataataataTTCCATGCTAGTCAacactattatttaaaaaaaaaaaaaagtgatatacacataatatgaGAATAAGTGGATCACAAGActttgaaagagaaaaattcaAACCCAAATTAATGAATATAATGAGCCTATATGATCAATATTTATGGTCATTGCAGTGCACAGTCTAACCAAAAATTGCTATCTAATGAAGTTGAATGGATATTCTTTATTTTCAAGggagaaagaaatatttttttttagcacaATTGTTTTCTATTACTTCGGTAAGTATTATAATTTGTAGCTGTACGCAATCTACGAATTGGTGTAATATTTTCTTATGCATTTTTTGACATTTCAACGATACATTGTGTTACACCCTgtagttttgtatgttgagattcaAATTACCCTTCAGGAGGTATATGAGATTAGATGCGCCTATCTTatgtttatgagggtttaaattcatataataagttgcggaaggattggagggcaagtggatcaagaaaattaagtttgttggattttggaggaaataggaggggtaattttggccctacttGAGGAAGGAATATCTTATGGTATAGacgagttttgaagtgaaataaatgcctaaattgaagttcgggaagcctagtttctaacgcaacaaaccgcacgTTGATATGAcgtcagagtagagaattatggacgttacaagttaggcgggcGAGCAGGCGCGCACAAGCATAAACGAAGTCCAACCGACTCAAACCCactatataaggggcaaaaccccattttttctcCCAAATATTCCAAAAAATTCAGCAAGCATATGAGGGCATATCTACaccataaaagtgaggattttgagtaaattttgagtgacggagtattaatcaaGGGCCGAACAGcgtgtagtcgcgattatagttttgttttgcGTTGGAGTTGGCCCGGATTCAAGTAGATATTGAAGATCTTCCTATTCTAGTGAAGGTAAGGTGTGAATTTCTCTTTATTAAtgttgatttaggaatatttatgagaataagagttataattattGTGTTCGTGTTGTTGATTTATGGATAGAAGTTTGAagagagttttggatgaaaatatacatatttgtcttgtagaatcttgatgatattgttgttgatgttgttggtattgtttgggagttgttttggtatttggaggaagtgaataatataggggagatgctgcccaaattttcgtaacccaaattagtcttcAATGAGTAATGCTTACAAGTTGATGGAAATATAATGGAAGTATGATTTAAGATGTATTTCTCGATGTATATGTTCGGGTGAAGGGCAAGCATCGGAGTAAGGGattctttaagtggtggcttgacggataaggtatgtaaggtgtttgtttctctctttctttggcacgaatccaactaaaGCATGAACATGAGCGTCCCATAACAAATTCACTCCAATCCTATGctatgtatttcaaatcttaatgCCTTAATTACTTGATTGATTCTAccatattatcatgtttatcatcattaagttatttccTTGAATTCGATACGAACTCCATAATTCATTCGGaggttacgaccttacgtcactccgaaaggccgcTGTTATTTCATTGGCTTATTAtgcatggtatatatatatatatgtatgcactattttactacaccgagccatgctatagttggccgggtacgacaccaattgtgcaaccactgatcagttggtattacacaccgagtcccgaaagggccgggtacttACACACCAAGTCTCGAAAGTGCCGGGTACTTATACACCCtgtcctgaaaaggccgggtacgttatgatgatgatactatttatatatatatgaacatatatctgcatatgattttaaactcatgcattgTATATTGTACGTTCTCAGATGGCGTATGTGTTACTTCTATTCTCTTTGTACCTCCgtcttacttatgttattgattccagccttacatactcagtacttttatccgtactgacgtcccattgcacgggacgctgcatttcgtgcTGCAGGCGCTGACAGGGTTATTGAGGAGCGACCGCAGTAGGATTTTCCAGCTTCAGCGGTGTTAGCAAGTGCCACTTCTCCGGACTTGCTGTCTTTTGGCATTTTTCTGCCAGTGTAgtatatgttcatatgtacactcttagaggctcatagacatagtggggtaTGTACATATTGTGTATGGTCACGTTAGCCTTGTCTTGATCTGTGATACTTTcctgttagccttgccggctttatgatactcgtgatgttgtggcgaccttgtcgatTCGCTTATGTACAGATATGTTGGATTAttggatatttctatgttgggcctttcctgcgtgcaggtgttctttgaatTACGGTATATGAAGTTCAAAGTAACTGTTAATTCAGGTGGTCAAGATGACAGTGTTGGAAAATTTTGGAAGACAATCATTTTCTTTAAATACAAGtggagaaaaatatatatattttttacttattttaacttggcttaaataaaataattatagtaCCTAGTTAGTTATAGTTCTTTCTAATCTTCTCTAGTACTATATGTCTCATAATTTAAATCCAGACATTTTCCCTTCTGAAATATATGTACACTATCTTAATTTAGCACCGATCTTTTTGTTTTCAACCTTAATTAATCGAATCGTCGATGtgtttatttgatgaaattagAATTCACAATACAAGCTTAGATTCTGAAATTAATttgatactcgtaattcttaacTTTACAAGCTTTTTAAATAAACACCTCAACTTATGTTTTAGCAATTCTGATCATTGACTAAACTTATGTGCCGTGAACAAATATATAAGATATACAGGAGGGTGATTATAAAGGGGACTACTATcagaacaaataaaaaatagaagtaaGAGACAAAAATACCATCACCGGCAACTCCTCTCTGTTTTTAGACAAAACACCATTTTGGGGTAAAATATTGGCGAAAACAGAAATCAAATAGgataagttgaaaaaaaaaatcgatttgTTATTCATATCAacaccaaattgaagaaaacactGGATTAGAAGTGTTTAAAACACTTAGAGTGGGTGTTTGGACATAAGatttgtgaaatttgaaaaaaaaatagtactcAATGACACTTTTCTACAATTAGTAacaattcaaatttaaatttactcttttacccttaatgaaccAGAATCCCAAATTCTATGATTTGTTTTTGAtcacaagtttaaaaaatattcctttatttctttaactatgtgccaagtcaaaacacccttatataaaatgggacggagggagtatttgttttcaagttgaaaatagtatttggaaattggagttgtgtttggacatggatacaaattggagttgtttttgaatttttgtgagtTATTTGGAGTGAAAATTGTAAAACAGCTTTATAGAGTTTTTTGAATTtcgaatttttttgaaatttctggAAAATTATAACAATTCTATATCTAAACAGTTTTCAGAAATATCAGTGAAACTATCCATGGCCAAATGGGCACTTAATTTTTACAAGTTGAGTTATCAATTTGGGTCTTAAACCATAGTTATTTCAATCTTAATCATAGACTTATAGTGTATTGAATTCCAGGGCTGAGTGTTCTATAAGCTAGGGATGACAGTTAGTGACtgattcttttttcaaatttagaaaatgaTGGCTTTGGAACATAGCAAATATTTCTAGCTGATACCGTGTATATTCTGCCAATTTTTGAACACTTTCTTGGTAGTTTCTAGTGAGAAAATGAGCAAATGGAAAGTTGGATTTTTTATGCAATGTTGAATTTACATTTTCATACCATCTTTACGTGTCTTTTAGGGTGTGAGTTGGACtaggagcccgtttggattggcttataagttgcttataatgtTCGTTTTAGCTTTTAGTGTTTGTGACCTATAATTTTAAAGCTATTTTGTgcgcataaaataaaaaataattgggcccatttggcttagcttatctaaaggggtaattggcgcgaatgcccctcttttgggctggtctttagattttgcccctcaaaatggtggtctttaattattgccCTTCCGAGCaaaagcaacatagtaaaaagacATTATTACCCCTGACCGTtacatataaaaacaaatatCGTTATTCTCAAATCCTTGCTTCTTTCATATCGTTAACCCAGGCAACTTCGTTCccaatttttcacattattcaaATCGTTGTTCCAAGCCGAGATTTCTCAATTGATTTTTTGCTACAACATCTGTAAAAGGTACAAatcttaattcaactcaatttaacGAGTTTATTGAGTTTagattgttaatatttgaaaaaaatcatcttCTACGACCTGATTATTAAGAAACAGATGACATACAGCTCAGATTGAAAATTGCGCATGATAAAATTAATCAACAAAAATAGAATTGATTGGATTTGTTGCTTTGTTCtgattttaattactttataccttaattaaattagtatacaatgcttatttacttgaaattgtaataataataaattcaatttaaatcaggCAATGCTTATCGATTTAAACTTGAATTAAGGCAAACTGTGTACAGGAGGCAAAAGGTCAATTTACAAAAGCGTACAGTATGCCGTTACCGGCAACTTTCCGAACCAATTTCAATCCTCTAATTGCAATAACTGTTGCaggcatttgatttaaattggatgaaggtagaggaggttttcaatttttttatttttttaaaccaaaaaacgCTTATTGCATTATCatcaaagaaaaaacaaaaagtgctcatgccggaggaggcaaaagttcaatttacaaaagagaatAGTATGCGTTATCGGCAATGTtatgaaccaatttcataacaagtatgcggagaaggcaaaatttctggttt contains these protein-coding regions:
- the LOC132067629 gene encoding LEAF RUST 10 DISEASE-RESISTANCE LOCUS RECEPTOR-LIKE PROTEIN KINASE-like 1.1 isoform X4, which translates into the protein MAWASSFVCFFLSLLLILVQTKGKNDSTCPKSFSCGNLTSLSFPISLSTQPECGIMPISGCDAKPRIQLLPGGDSYYAFGNPYNYTVGLIDLKLQTILRENKCQAFNKNFSLNLISNLSSPSISFELITLNIGNFFKCNSTSSTQKKINHFAGYKTYNDCKGFSIYYKLPGDYDKDNRAGTLPANCSLIRLPVNWRSYNGGLFDFLSPDFYLQWKLSDDCNKCHYGGGQCQTDKTNKIFRCTHPNNPHAQGHQKNTPHAQDAKTTRRKFGPTLGAVFGGLGLVMICLVVCFIWCYKKRKFSPSRFLSTKKFSDIFKHDVEGGSIYFGVPVFSYSELEEATNDFNFSRVLGDGGFGTVYYGKLKDGREVAVKRLYEHNCKRMQQFVNEIEIITMLRHNNLVTLYGCTSWRSRELLLVYEYIPNGTLADHLHGDKAKDRSLAWPIRMNIAIETAGALAYLHASDVIHCDVKSNNILLDHGFSVKVADFGISRLFPNDVSHISTAPRGTPGYIDPKYHECYQLTSKSDVYSFGVVLVELISSMPAVDMNRHIQEINLANFAINKIVKCAFHELIDPSLGFDSDTKIWEMTTSVAELAFLCLQTDRDMRPTMVEVLDTLKEIQTSEFDNEKRAESNLNGNEAKIVAAPPFPESEDILLLKQVKSLPSPNSVTDKWITCSSIITTK
- the LOC132067629 gene encoding LEAF RUST 10 DISEASE-RESISTANCE LOCUS RECEPTOR-LIKE PROTEIN KINASE-like 1.1 isoform X1 → MAWASSFVCFFLSLLLILVQTKGKNDSTCPKSFSCGNLTSLSFPISLSTQPECGIMPISGCDAKPRIQLLPGGDSYYAFGNPYNYTVGLIDLKLQTILRENKCQAFNKNFSLNLISNLSSPSISFELITLNIGNFFKCNSTSSTQKKINHFAGYKTYNDCKGFSIYYKLPGDYDKDNRAGTLPANCSLIRLPVNWRSYNGGLFDFLSPDFYLQWKLSDDCNKCHYGGGQCQTDKTNKIFRCTHPNNPHAQGHQKITPHAQGHQKNTPHAQDAKTTRRKFGPTLGAVFGGLGLVMICLVVCFIWCYKKRKFSPSRFLSTKKFSDIFKHDVEGGSIYFGVPVFSYSELEEATNDFNFSRVLGDGGFGTVYYGKLKDGREVAVKRLYEHNCKRMQQFVNEIEIITMLRHNNLVTLYGCTSWRSRELLLVYEYIPNGTLADHLHGDKAKDRSLAWPIRMNIAIETAGALAYLHASDVIHCDVKSNNILLDHGFSVKVADFGISRLFPNDVSHISTAPRGTPGYIDPKYHECYQLTSKSDVYSFGVVLVELISSMPAVDMNRHIQEINLANFAINKIVKCAFHELIDPSLGFDSDTKIWEMTTSVAELAFLCLQTDRDMRPTMVEVLDTLKEIQTSEFDNEKRAESNLNGNEAKIVAAPPFPESEDILLLKQVKSLPSPNSVTDKWITCSSIITTK
- the LOC132067629 gene encoding LEAF RUST 10 DISEASE-RESISTANCE LOCUS RECEPTOR-LIKE PROTEIN KINASE-like 1.1 isoform X9; the encoded protein is MAWASSFVCFFLSLLLILVQTKGKNDSTCPKSFSCGNLTSLSFPISLSTQPECGIMPISGCDAKPRIQLLPGGDSYYAFGNPYNYTVGLIDLKLQTILRENKCQAFNKNFSLNLISNLSSPSISFELITLNIGNFFKCNSTSSTQKKINHFAGYKTYNDCKGFSIYYKLPGDYDKDNRAGTLPANCSLIRLPVNWRSYNGGLFDFLSPDFYLQWKLSDDCNKCHYGGGQCQTDKTNKIFRCTHPNNPHAQGHQKNNPHAQDAKTTRRKFGPTLGAGLVMICLVVCFIWCYKKRKFSPSRFLSTKKFSDIFKHDVEGGSIYFGVPVFSYSELEEATNDFNFSRVLGDGGFGTVYYGKLKDGREVAVKRLYEHNCKRMQQFVNEIEIITMLRHNNLVTLYGCTSWRSRELLLVYEYIPNGTLADHLHGDKAKDRSLAWPIRMNIAIETAGALAYLHASDVIHCDVKSNNILLDHGFSVKVADFGISRLFPNDVSHISTAPRGTPGYIDPKYHECYQLTSKSDVYSFGVVLVELISSMPAVDMNRHIQEINLANFAINKIVKCAFHELIDPSLGFDSDTKIWEMTTSVAELAFLCLQTDRDMRPTMVEVLDTLKEIQTSEFDNEKRAESNLNGNEAKIVAAPPFPESEDILLLKQVKSLPSPNSVTDKWITCSSIITTK
- the LOC132067629 gene encoding LEAF RUST 10 DISEASE-RESISTANCE LOCUS RECEPTOR-LIKE PROTEIN KINASE-like 1.1 isoform X5 — encoded protein: MAWASSFVCFFLSLLLILVQTKGKNDSTCPKSFSCGNLTSLSFPISLSTQPECGIMPISGCDAKPRIQLLPGGDSYYAFGNPYNYTVGLIDLKLQTILRENKCQAFNKNFSLNLISNLSSPSISFELITLNIGNFFKCNSTSSTQKKINHFAGYKTYNDCKGFSIYYKLPGDYDKDNRAGTLPANCSLIRLPVNWRSYNGGLFDFLSPDFYLQWKLSDDCNKCHYGGGQCQTDKTNKIFRCTHPNNPHAQGHQKNNPHAQDAKTTRRKFGPTLGAVFGGLGLVMICLVVCFIWCYKKRKFSPSRFLSTKKFSDIFKHDVEGGSIYFGVPVFSYSELEEATNDFNFSRVLGDGGFGTVYYGKLKDGREVAVKRLYEHNCKRMQQFVNEIEIITMLRHNNLVTLYGCTSWRSRELLLVYEYIPNGTLADHLHGDKAKDRSLAWPIRMNIAIETAGALAYLHASDVIHCDVKSNNILLDHGFSVKVADFGISRLFPNDVSHISTAPRGTPGYIDPKYHECYQLTSKSDVYSFGVVLVELISSMPAVDMNRHIQEINLANFAINKIVKCAFHELIDPSLGFDSDTKIWEMTTSVAELAFLCLQTDRDMRPTMVEVLDTLKEIQTSEFDNEKRAESNLNGNEAKIVAAPPFPESEDILLLKQVKSLPSPNSVTDKWITCSSIITTK
- the LOC132067629 gene encoding LEAF RUST 10 DISEASE-RESISTANCE LOCUS RECEPTOR-LIKE PROTEIN KINASE-like 1.1 isoform X10, with translation MDFASLICFLLPLLLILVQAKGKTDSTCPKSFSCGNLTDLSFPFSLSTQPECGIMPMSNCDAKTFPRIQLLPGGDWYYALGMKYSYTVVLWDPKLETTLNQHNCQVFNQNISLPGSPSVSFKIILEHFHHFFKCNSPSSSTPNNTQKNDHFAGYKRYNRCKGFSIYYKLPGYDDKDNQAGNLPSHCSFISLPISSMTDDGGLFNMLSAGFLVEWKLSEECYKCHYSEGQCKTDKTNKFHCKHPKIPPAQDAKTTRRKFGPTLGAVFGGLGLVMICLVVCFIWCYKKRKFSPSRFLSTKKFSDIFKHDVEGGSIYFGVPVFSYSELEEATNDFNFSRVLGDGGFGTVYYGKLKDGREVAVKRLYEHNCKRMQQFVNEIEIITMLRHNNLVTLYGCTSWRSRELLLVYEYIPNGTLADHLHGDKAKDRSLAWPIRMNIAIETAGALAYLHASDVIHCDVKSNNILLDHGFSVKVADFGISRLFPNDVSHISTAPRGTPGYIDPKYHECYQLTSKSDVYSFGVVLVELISSMPAVDMNRHIQEINLANFAINKIVKCAFHELIDPSLGFDSDTKIWEMTTSVAELAFLCLQTDRDMRPTMVEVLDTLKEIQTSEFDNEKRAESNLNGNEAKIVAAPPFPESEDILLLKQVKSLPSPNSVTDKWITCSSIITTK
- the LOC132067629 gene encoding LEAF RUST 10 DISEASE-RESISTANCE LOCUS RECEPTOR-LIKE PROTEIN KINASE-like 1.1 isoform X7 encodes the protein MDFASLICFLLPLLLILVQAKGKTDSTCPKSFSCGNLTDLSFPFSLSTQPECGIMPMSNCDAKTFPRIQLLPGGDWYYALGMKYSYTVVLWDPKLETTLNQHNCQVFNQNISLPGSPSVSFKIILEHFHHFFKCNSPSSSTPNNTQKNDHFAGYKRYNRCKGFSIYYKLPGYDDKDNQAGNLPSHCSFISLPISSMTDDGGLFNMLSAGFLVEWKLSEECYKCHYSEGQCKTDKTNKFHCKHPKIPPAQGHQKNNPHAQDAKTTRRKFGPTLGAVFGGLGLVMICLVVCFIWCYKKRKFSPSRFLSTKKFSDIFKHDVEGGSIYFGVPVFSYSELEEATNDFNFSRVLGDGGFGTVYYGKLKDGREVAVKRLYEHNCKRMQQFVNEIEIITMLRHNNLVTLYGCTSWRSRELLLVYEYIPNGTLADHLHGDKAKDRSLAWPIRMNIAIETAGALAYLHASDVIHCDVKSNNILLDHGFSVKVADFGISRLFPNDVSHISTAPRGTPGYIDPKYHECYQLTSKSDVYSFGVVLVELISSMPAVDMNRHIQEINLANFAINKIVKCAFHELIDPSLGFDSDTKIWEMTTSVAELAFLCLQTDRDMRPTMVEVLDTLKEIQTSEFDNEKRAESNLNGNEAKIVAAPPFPESEDILLLKQVKSLPSPNSVTDKWITCSSIITTK
- the LOC132067629 gene encoding LEAF RUST 10 DISEASE-RESISTANCE LOCUS RECEPTOR-LIKE PROTEIN KINASE-like 1.1 isoform X3, translated to MAWASSFVCFFLSLLLILVQTKGKNDSTCPKSFSCGNLTSLSFPISLSTQPECGIMPISGCDAKPRIQLLPGGDSYYAFGNPYNYTVGLIDLKLQTILRENKCQAFNKNFSLNLISNLSSPSISFELITLNIGNFFKCNSTSSTQKKINHFAGYKTYNDCKGFSIYYKLPGDYDKDNRAGTLPANCSLIRLPVNWRSYNGGLFDFLSPDFYLQWKLSDDCNKCHYGGGQCQTDKTNKIFRCTHPNNPHAQGHQKITPHAQGHQKNTPHAQDAKTTRRKFGPTLGAGLVMICLVVCFIWCYKKRKFSPSRFLSTKKFSDIFKHDVEGGSIYFGVPVFSYSELEEATNDFNFSRVLGDGGFGTVYYGKLKDGREVAVKRLYEHNCKRMQQFVNEIEIITMLRHNNLVTLYGCTSWRSRELLLVYEYIPNGTLADHLHGDKAKDRSLAWPIRMNIAIETAGALAYLHASDVIHCDVKSNNILLDHGFSVKVADFGISRLFPNDVSHISTAPRGTPGYIDPKYHECYQLTSKSDVYSFGVVLVELISSMPAVDMNRHIQEINLANFAINKIVKCAFHELIDPSLGFDSDTKIWEMTTSVAELAFLCLQTDRDMRPTMVEVLDTLKEIQTSEFDNEKRAESNLNGNEAKIVAAPPFPESEDILLLKQVKSLPSPNSVTDKWITCSSIITTK